A stretch of the Flavobacterium sp. 5 genome encodes the following:
- a CDS encoding dipeptidase codes for MEDIKQYVTKHKDRFINELIELLKIPSVSADSAFSQDVLDTAEAVKESLEKAGCDFVEICDTAGYPIVYGEKTIDPKLPTVLVYGHYDVQPADPLELWTSPPFEPVIKKTDIHPEGAIFARGACDDKGQMYMHVKAFEYMIQTNTLPCNVKFMIEGEEEVGSVNLKTFVENNTEKLKNDVILISDTGMISNQQPSITTGLRGLSYVEVEVTGPNRDLHSGLYGGAVANPINILAKMIAQLHDENNHITIPGFYDNVEELSLEERAEMAKAPFNLDNYKKALDLNDIYGEKGYVTNERNSIRPTLDVNGILGGYTGEGAKTVIASKAFAKISMRLVPNQDWEAITDLFTKHFISIAPAGVTVKVTPHHGGQGYVTPIDSIGYKAANMAYTETFGIPAIPVRSGGSIPIVALFEKELKSKTILMGFGLDSDAIHSPNEHFGIFNYLKGIETIPLFYKYFVELSK; via the coding sequence ATGGAAGATATAAAACAATACGTTACAAAACACAAAGATCGGTTTATCAACGAATTAATAGAACTTTTAAAAATCCCATCTGTAAGTGCAGACTCTGCTTTTTCTCAAGATGTTCTTGACACAGCCGAAGCCGTAAAGGAAAGTTTAGAAAAAGCCGGATGCGATTTTGTCGAAATTTGCGACACTGCAGGGTATCCAATTGTATATGGTGAAAAAACAATCGACCCAAAACTACCTACTGTTCTAGTTTACGGACATTATGATGTACAGCCTGCAGATCCATTAGAATTATGGACTTCTCCTCCTTTTGAACCTGTTATCAAAAAAACGGATATTCATCCTGAAGGCGCCATTTTTGCAAGAGGAGCTTGTGATGATAAAGGTCAGATGTACATGCATGTAAAAGCTTTTGAATACATGATTCAAACCAATACTCTGCCCTGCAACGTGAAATTTATGATTGAAGGCGAGGAAGAAGTGGGAAGTGTTAATCTTAAAACGTTTGTAGAAAACAATACCGAAAAGCTAAAAAACGATGTGATTTTGATTTCGGATACTGGAATGATATCCAATCAACAGCCATCTATTACTACAGGTCTTAGAGGATTGAGTTATGTAGAAGTTGAAGTGACTGGACCAAATCGTGATTTACATTCTGGTTTATACGGAGGTGCTGTTGCCAACCCTATTAATATTTTGGCCAAAATGATTGCCCAATTACACGACGAAAATAATCATATCACCATTCCTGGTTTTTATGATAATGTCGAAGAACTTTCTCTTGAAGAAAGAGCTGAAATGGCTAAAGCTCCTTTTAATCTTGACAATTATAAGAAAGCATTAGACTTAAATGATATTTATGGTGAAAAAGGATATGTAACCAACGAACGAAATTCGATTCGCCCAACATTGGATGTTAATGGAATTTTGGGAGGATACACTGGAGAAGGTGCAAAAACTGTTATTGCCAGCAAAGCATTTGCAAAAATTTCTATGCGTTTGGTTCCAAACCAGGATTGGGAAGCTATAACCGATTTGTTTACCAAGCATTTCATTAGTATTGCTCCAGCGGGCGTTACTGTAAAAGTTACTCCACATCATGGTGGTCAAGGTTATGTCACTCCTATAGACAGCATTGGTTACAAAGCGGCCAATATGGCGTATACAGAAACCTTTGGAATTCCTGCAATTCCAGTACGTTCTGGAGGAAGTATTCCTATCGTGGCTTTATTTGAAAAGGAACTTAAAAGCAAAACTATCTTAATGGGTTTTGGTCTTGACAGTGATGCAATTCACTCACCAAACGAACATTTCGGGATTTTTAATTACCTAAAAGGAATTGAAACTATTCCGTTGTTTTACAAATATTTTGTAGAGCTTTCAAAATAG
- a CDS encoding M56 family metallopeptidase, with protein sequence MITYLLKSGLLLLVFYAVYKLWLENEKMFRFNRVYLITTFVFSLVVPLQLISFQSYDSTRKITVQLDEVVIQKSSENLKSILENLNLGNIILSIYSIVVLVLTIRFLLNLLSFYKKAKRSEMQFINGEKIILVNESTLPHSFWNFIFINKEEFKNGKISSELIAHEKAHLDQKHTLDILFIEFLQIIFWFNPLVVLYKKAIKLNHEFLADDAVNNQFGEVKKYQFLLLEIASNKTNIILASNINYLITKKRFLMMTKKESPARIILKVFSIGIISSLLLFVFSCKDNPEENNTKKQSETEKSSVGVEEKSTFPDEDDTVRSIAGLEQKPEFPGGIEQFYKFVGENYKAPEEEGLKGKVYVTFVVEKDGSLSELKVIRDIGYGTGEEAIRVLKLCPNWNPGKIKNKPVRTLYSLPITIQTAD encoded by the coding sequence ATGATAACCTATCTTTTAAAATCAGGATTACTGCTTTTAGTTTTTTATGCAGTTTACAAATTATGGCTAGAAAACGAAAAAATGTTTCGTTTTAATCGTGTCTATTTAATTACAACTTTTGTTTTTAGTCTTGTAGTTCCATTGCAACTTATTTCGTTTCAATCATATGATTCTACTCGAAAAATAACAGTACAATTAGACGAAGTTGTAATACAGAAAAGTAGTGAAAACTTAAAATCTATACTTGAAAATCTAAATTTAGGCAATATCATACTTTCTATTTATTCAATAGTCGTTTTAGTACTTACTATTCGTTTTCTTTTGAATTTGCTTTCATTTTATAAAAAAGCAAAAAGAAGCGAAATGCAATTTATAAATGGAGAAAAAATCATTTTGGTCAATGAATCTACCTTACCACATTCTTTCTGGAATTTCATCTTTATTAATAAAGAGGAATTTAAAAATGGAAAAATCTCATCTGAATTAATTGCCCATGAAAAAGCACATTTAGACCAAAAACATACTTTAGACATTCTGTTTATTGAGTTTCTTCAAATCATTTTTTGGTTTAATCCATTAGTAGTTCTTTATAAAAAAGCTATTAAACTTAATCATGAATTCCTAGCAGATGATGCGGTAAACAACCAATTTGGAGAAGTTAAAAAATACCAATTTTTGTTACTTGAGATTGCATCTAATAAAACAAATATAATTTTAGCAAGTAACATTAACTATTTAATAACTAAAAAACGTTTTCTTATGATGACAAAAAAAGAATCACCCGCGAGAATAATTCTAAAAGTATTTAGCATTGGAATTATTTCCAGCTTATTATTATTTGTATTTAGCTGTAAAGATAATCCTGAAGAAAATAACACAAAAAAACAAAGTGAAACTGAAAAAAGTAGTGTTGGTGTAGAAGAAAAATCAACATTTCCTGATGAAGATGACACTGTAAGAAGTATTGCTGGATTAGAACAAAAACCAGAGTTTCCTGGTGGAATTGAACAGTTTTACAAATTTGTAGGTGAAAATTATAAAGCCCCAGAAGAAGAAGGTCTTAAAGGAAAAGTTTATGTGACATTTGTAGTAGAAAAAGACGGTTCGTTATCAGAATTAAAAGTTATAAGGGATATTGGATATGGAACAGGTGAAGAAGCTATTAGAGTTTTAAAATTATGCCCTAATTGGAATCCAGGAAAAATCAAGAACAAACCCGTTAGGACATTATACAGTCTTCCTATAACAATTCAAACAGCAGATTAA
- a CDS encoding BlaI/MecI/CopY family transcriptional regulator, with amino-acid sequence MQLSNTEEQLMEHLWQLEKAFMKDLLEAYPEPKPATTTVATLLKRMIDKKFVAYNEFGNSREYYPLVKKTDYFSKHVNGLISNFFNNSASQFASFFTTETNLSTSELEELKKIIDSQIQKKRK; translated from the coding sequence ATGCAGCTATCCAACACAGAAGAACAATTAATGGAACACCTTTGGCAGCTAGAAAAAGCTTTTATGAAAGACTTACTTGAAGCCTATCCAGAACCAAAGCCAGCAACAACTACAGTCGCTACTTTATTAAAAAGAATGATTGACAAAAAATTTGTTGCATACAATGAATTTGGAAATTCACGAGAATATTATCCTTTAGTCAAAAAAACTGACTATTTCTCGAAACACGTAAACGGATTGATTAGTAATTTCTTTAATAATTCGGCTTCACAGTTTGCTTCTTTCTTTACTACGGAAACGAATTTATCAACATCCGAGTTAGAAGAACTTAAAAAAATAATTGATTCTCAAATTCAAAAAAAGAGAAAATGA
- a CDS encoding N-acetylmuramoyl-L-alanine amidase, translating into MIDFLIKSSISLLALLIFYHLILEKEKMFHFNRYFLLVSLLFSLAVPFTSFEIEQDIPIITNKIIPQQVITADNLSIQTEVTNINTLEQINYWLPLLWLTYVVITLVLSFRFIRNIYIIISKAKASKVITHKNTKIVLLAEDTLPYTFWDTIYMNRNDYENREIEQELFTHEIAHVKQKHTLDVILVEVLKTLFWFNPIFIFYKKAIQLNHEFLADQNVIAVHRDLTFYQSLLLNKISISKPFSLASNLNFLATKKRLIMMTKITSKSRTTAIKFLAVFGVLAIFLLFSFKPVQLDKKTIVIDAGHGGMDSGAQIGAEQEKKIVESIANKISLLNGKDKIEIILLRKDDSFIAQSERVSEINKINPSLVISLHINTSKNINENGVNAYASKQNVFYEKSLESAKKLVDEISNEKLAKGEVKEANFFVLRNSKCPALLVEIGYLSNENDRNYITSQNGQNEIANKIFEFIKK; encoded by the coding sequence ATGATAGACTTTTTAATCAAATCTTCCATTAGCCTGTTGGCTCTTTTGATCTTCTATCATTTGATATTAGAAAAGGAAAAAATGTTCCATTTCAATAGATACTTTCTATTAGTCAGTCTATTGTTTTCATTAGCTGTTCCGTTTACATCTTTTGAAATTGAACAAGATATTCCAATTATCACCAATAAAATAATCCCACAACAGGTGATAACTGCAGACAATCTTTCTATTCAAACCGAAGTGACAAATATAAATACTTTAGAACAAATCAATTATTGGCTCCCGCTTTTATGGTTAACTTATGTCGTAATTACATTAGTGTTAAGCTTTCGGTTTATTCGAAACATATACATAATTATCTCTAAAGCTAAGGCATCTAAAGTTATCACACACAAAAACACAAAAATAGTTTTGCTTGCAGAAGATACTTTGCCTTATACTTTTTGGGACACAATTTACATGAACAGGAACGATTATGAAAATAGAGAAATCGAACAAGAATTATTTACACATGAAATTGCCCATGTGAAACAAAAACACACACTCGATGTTATTTTAGTTGAAGTTTTGAAAACATTGTTTTGGTTCAACCCTATTTTTATTTTTTACAAAAAAGCCATTCAGCTTAATCATGAATTTTTAGCAGATCAAAACGTAATAGCAGTACATCGGGATCTGACTTTTTATCAAAGCCTTTTATTAAACAAAATAAGCATCTCCAAACCTTTCTCATTAGCTAGTAATTTAAATTTTTTAGCAACAAAAAAACGACTTATTATGATGACAAAAATTACCTCAAAATCAAGAACTACAGCAATAAAATTTTTAGCCGTTTTTGGTGTTTTAGCAATCTTTTTGCTCTTTTCATTCAAACCAGTACAGTTAGACAAAAAAACAATAGTAATTGATGCTGGACACGGAGGAATGGACTCTGGAGCACAAATTGGTGCCGAGCAAGAAAAGAAAATTGTAGAAAGTATTGCAAATAAAATAAGTTTACTGAATGGTAAAGATAAAATTGAAATTATTTTACTTCGAAAAGATGATAGTTTTATTGCTCAAAGTGAAAGAGTATCGGAAATAAACAAAATAAATCCGAGTTTAGTAATTTCTTTACATATAAATACTTCAAAAAATATAAATGAAAATGGAGTAAATGCTTATGCTTCAAAACAAAATGTCTTTTATGAAAAGTCATTGGAAAGTGCTAAAAAGTTAGTTGATGAAATCTCAAACGAAAAACTGGCTAAAGGAGAAGTTAAAGAGGCAAACTTTTTTGTACTGAGAAACTCAAAATGCCCTGCATTACTAGTGGAAATTGGTTATTTATCGAACGAAAATGACCGGAACTACATAACAAGCCAAAATGGACAAAATGAAATTGCAAATAAAATATTTGAATTCATAAAAAAATAA
- a CDS encoding DUF3244 domain-containing protein translates to MKTILKFSLVVLVAMTTMSTYAINGDFLLNVKKGEGKEISFSVNEIQKATVTIYDESHNVIYNETVTGKGGITRAYSLEEFPEGVYFLEVETNLKKVTHEIVVADTATTLSRKAIAEVYKGDLKIKNENVVTVN, encoded by the coding sequence ATGAAAACGATTTTAAAATTCAGTTTAGTAGTATTAGTAGCAATGACTACAATGAGTACTTATGCAATCAATGGTGATTTTTTACTTAATGTAAAAAAGGGAGAAGGTAAAGAAATTAGTTTTTCGGTAAATGAGATTCAGAAAGCTACTGTAACAATTTATGATGAGTCCCATAATGTGATTTATAATGAAACAGTAACGGGTAAAGGTGGAATAACAAGAGCGTATAGTCTTGAGGAATTTCCAGAGGGGGTTTACTTTTTGGAGGTAGAAACTAATTTAAAAAAGGTAACTCATGAGATTGTAGTTGCTGATACAGCCACTACTTTATCCAGAAAAGCAATCGCTGAAGTCTATAAAGGCGACTTGAAAATTAAAAATGAAAATGTGGTTACGGTAAATTAA
- a CDS encoding glycoside hydrolase family 130 protein: protein MKDIAKRFPENPLLSPSDIPPSHKDLQIACILNPGVFQFDNKTWMILRVAERPEQKKDAISFPILTETSSEVIEISKNDPELDYTDARVINYKGADYLTTLSHLRLVCSDDGIKFYEPENYPLLIGQGIFESFGIEDCRVSYIEGIYYLTYTAVSPNGVAVGLRTTGDWKNFQSHGIILPPHNKDCAIFEEKINGMFYALHRPSSVAIGGNFIWIASSPDGIHWGNHQCIVKTRKGLWDSARVGAGASPIKTDKGWLSIYHGANENHQYCLGAFLMDLENPTKVIARTHEPIMMPIEEYELSGFFGNVVFTNGHIMHPDKNTVTIYYGASDEFVCGAEFSIKEIFSLLQYS, encoded by the coding sequence ATGAAAGATATAGCAAAACGTTTTCCCGAAAACCCATTACTCTCCCCCTCAGATATTCCGCCTAGCCATAAAGACCTGCAAATAGCCTGTATTCTTAATCCAGGCGTGTTTCAGTTTGACAACAAAACATGGATGATTCTTCGTGTAGCCGAAAGACCAGAACAAAAAAAGGATGCAATCTCATTTCCAATACTAACAGAGACAAGTAGCGAGGTTATAGAAATTTCTAAAAACGATCCGGAATTAGATTATACAGATGCAAGAGTCATCAATTATAAAGGAGCCGATTACCTAACGACACTATCACATTTAAGATTAGTTTGCAGTGACGACGGGATTAAATTTTATGAACCCGAAAACTATCCTCTATTAATAGGTCAAGGTATATTCGAATCATTTGGAATTGAAGATTGCCGCGTGTCCTATATAGAAGGAATTTATTATTTAACCTACACCGCAGTATCTCCCAATGGCGTTGCAGTAGGTCTTCGAACAACTGGCGATTGGAAAAACTTTCAATCGCACGGAATCATTTTGCCACCACACAATAAGGACTGTGCAATTTTTGAAGAAAAAATCAATGGAATGTTTTATGCCTTGCATCGACCAAGTAGTGTAGCCATTGGAGGAAATTTCATTTGGATAGCCTCCTCTCCCGATGGGATTCATTGGGGAAATCACCAATGCATTGTAAAAACAAGAAAAGGACTTTGGGATAGTGCAAGAGTTGGGGCAGGAGCGTCGCCTATAAAAACCGATAAGGGATGGCTCTCAATATATCATGGAGCCAACGAAAATCATCAATATTGTCTGGGAGCATTTTTAATGGATCTCGAGAATCCAACAAAAGTAATTGCCAGAACCCATGAACCTATTATGATGCCAATCGAAGAATATGAACTTTCGGGATTTTTTGGCAACGTTGTTTTTACAAACGGCCATATAATGCATCCTGACAAAAATACTGTGACCATTTATTACGGAGCATCAGATGAATTTGTTTGTGGTGCCGAATTTTCAATAAAAGAAATCTTTTCGCTTTTACAATATAGTTAG